In Benincasa hispida cultivar B227 chromosome 8, ASM972705v1, whole genome shotgun sequence, the sequence TGTTGTAgagtttgatttttttggtGTGGTggataattttggtttttggattATTCACTGAACTTCAATTCAAGGTTAGTGGCTGTTCTGATGACGGCCTTATGGCCTGTTGGATATGTATCTACTATTTGAAAATTATGCATGATTTTTGTGATGCTTAATGTTGACGTATGTTCTATGATTTTTGCGCTGCTTAATACATGCTAGTGTAGGAAATTGATATGGGGTTATTTCTAACTTATATTGGTATGCTGACCATGTATATTTGTTTGTCTGCGTGACGTAAATTCACATGATGAACGAGctaggagaatatatatatatatatatatgttattttttaatctacGTTTGTTTGTTTCTCTCTGTTATTTTAATGCTGGTGATTTAAAGAAACGGACAccctttttcttaaaaaagaataatagaTTGCTTTCAAGGAAAAATTGGAAACCATGAGAATTCTGTTCGTTCCAGGCTGAAGAGTATTATAATGTTCATCCATCCTTGGatggaatttaattatttttatcgGGATTTATGGTTTGTTCTTTATATTAATATAGGTTATTCAAGTGTTTTTGATGGAATTGAAGTTTTGATCAAACTtgtaaatatcaaaattttcttgAAAGAGTTTGAGCCAAGTAGAAGAATTCAAGCTCATGAAACACTTCTTTCTGATATGATAGCATAGAAAGTTGAAGAATATCCATTGAAATATCAGGATGGGGGAGAAAGTTATCGCTGTTAATGGTAAGGACAGGTCAATTCCTAGAAATCTTAATGTGCATAAGTTTGTAGAGCCTCGAGCATCTGAGCTGGAAGCTCTGCAATCCATCATTTTGAATCGGATGAGTAGTGGTACTTGTGATCAAAGATCAAGGAGGAGAAGAACTTCGTCTTATTTAACTAATGCttcaaggaaaaggaaaaataagaaaatgaaattggaTAGCACCAATCTGAATTTAGAGAAAGATGAGAAGAAGGCTTCTCGAAAAATACGTCGCAGAGCTGAGCTTAAAATGAATTGTGAAACTGGATTTTCTACTTCTGGAGATAGTACCAAAAGGCTCAGAACTCATGTTTGGCATGCTAAGCGTTTCACTATGACTAAGCTTTGGGGTTTTCACCTTCCTCTGGGGTTGCAAGGCAGGTAATGCTTTACTTTTTCTTGTTTAATATTCTTGAATATCCTGAGAGAAGAAAAGGGGAAATTGGATTGATATAATGCTGattttaaaatgtgaaaattttgaaagatttcTGGAGTTGGTTGAAGATTGAAAAGCACAGATTTGATGGTTACCTTGTAAGGTTATAGATCGTAAAAATACGTATAAACTTCACATtcgttaattatttaaaaacacatttaacgaatgtgaagtttatacatatttttaatatctATAACCTCATTATCTGATGTCCCCAAAGGGACATATCTATAACCTCGTTAAAATCATAAATAttgtactttttctttttaaatttttagattgTTGAATCCTCAAAGCTCAAACATTGGAAATTGGACCACAAATCTATTTATTagggaaaattcttataaatagaaaatttctaaaaatatttacactttatagcaaaagttccaaaagtgttttatacttttggaactttttgctataaaatgtaaatatttttaaatatttttttatatttaaaaagaccccaTTTATTAATGTAGTTTTTTAAAgagttttctttgttttatgtATAATTACAAAGAGTTTTATGTGATAGAAATGAAATCAATCTTCTATCATGCAGAGGTAGGGGTTCTAGAGCTCTTTTGAAATGGTACAATGATGGAGTGCTTATACATGATGCTAGTTATTACGTTCCTATCCAGTTGGAGGGTCCAGAGGTGGGAGGTCTCTTTCCTTTGTGCTCTTCAATTTTTTCATgtgatatgattttttttaattattgttgtttttcatGATCATTTGTCTTCTAAAGCCTGTTGTCATTTGCCTACAGGACTCTTTGATCTCAGCGCTAAGAATGGTGTTGGTACCATCCATATTATCTCATTCTCAAGACATTTCCCATGCAATTATTTCTGGTGACATATATGGTAGAGCAATTGTATGTCATCTGGCTACACATTTTTACTAGTTTAATGATGCTAGTAGATGGATTTGTAATTACTTAGATTTCGTTCTTTTGCAGCTTCATGATGTCAGAGCTCCAGGTATTAATGCAATTGCTCCTGTAACATATATGTGGCGGCCGTGTCCTTGCCGAAATAAGGAATTCAATGTTGATCATCGTAATAGTAATGTATTTAAGATAATAGATGGTGCAAACATGTCTTATAGTACACGCCAACTTTGGGTTTGGTTACATGCTTCTACCTCTAGTGAAGGATATGATGCTCTAAAATTTGCTTGCCAAAAAGAGGTAAATATTATGTTCGTTTCCTGACACTACAAAACATTGAGGGATTCTCCCCGTAGAAGGTTTGTTGTCTGATAGGAATAACTAATAAGAATAAAGCATTCTGTATTTTCTATAAACTAGACTGTTTATCACCTCACTCACAATTCACTTTAAGTTTGATCTACTTGTTTATGACGTTGATAGGAATGTTGTTTAAGTATTGTAAGAGTATAATAGTAATTAGCTAGAGAGGTAGTTATGATGTTAGGTTGTAAATTGAGGGAGTGGGAAAGGAGAAGGAAGATATTATTTTGGTGAGGGGTTTAGGGCTGGAGAGAGATCTCGGGGAGGGTTCAAGTACCTTGGACACTTCTATTATGTAATTCggttattttctatattttaagtTTATCACCTCACTCACAGTTTACTCTTAAGTATATTCTACTTGCTTATGATGTCTATTGCTATATTTCTATGATGCATAGCAGTATGACCCCTTCTAGAAATGTTGTTTCTAGAATGAAAAATTATGAATCAACATGTTAGGTATCCAAGTATCCCTGCACTCAGAAAGACCCAACAAAATCGAAAACAGGGGAAGAAACTTGTAACAAAGTAATAACAAAGAAGAAAGAGTAGAAGAACAATGAAGATAAGGATTTATTCAAGAGCGCCGCCCTCTTCTATAAAGTTTTTCAGCTCAAATCTTCCACACCTTGTGTCACACTCctccccagattaccctcttaatccaaGAATGGATGTGAGGACAGCAATTGCAACCCTTTTGTGACAACTACCATCCTACACTACTCTGTAACCTGTATCCTTAGCTCCTGGCAACCTGATAAACATTTCAATACTATGACTGTTTCAAGCATCATCCATAACAACTTGTTAACACAGCTGCCATTGATCTAAAATTTCACATTAtagttaaaaacaaaaaagacaTTACTATAATTGTAACTCTTATCTCAAGGTTTCTACCCAGATTCCCAAGATATGTACAGACAAAATCATAACAAAACAGACATGGTGAACCACCTAGATACTACTCACTGAAGGAATCCTAGGCGATGACTGACTGACAAATCTACTCGGCTTTGGGACGtcgaccgctacctggggaaaGGAAACATATGAAAGAGTGAGCTTAAAATGCAGTGGGTGACTATCTTGTATAAAACATGTTTAAAAACATAATTAAGTAAACGTGATTATCATTGAAACATTTATCAAATCATAATCAGGGTTTTGGAAGTAAAGTTGGAATCATAAAATACATCACGTAAAAACCCTGAAATAAACATCATAAGCATCTTTTAGGAAAACACCGCTACTCCACTGCCTGAACATgtgggagaacccttttgctcaatccctaataaccttagttgagagagtctttttgctcgatctcatcaACGTCGATAACATAGTCATACGTGCACATAGAGCTGATCTAGGCCCTGACCACCTTACCATAGCTTCAGTGTCACGGAACCCTAGCATAATTGAAATCTGgataccttaccataccttcagtACCAACATTGGAGTAGGGTTTATACAAGAGACAAAACATTTAAGCACATGACAGAATGTACATTCATTTAAAACATTCCTTATGGTTTCATAGCAACACATGGTGCCTCGTAAAACATTATGCATGTTATAAAATTCCTTGATAAAACTGTATTATGCTATAAAACATGGCATGGGCTTACTAGAAATTGCATGCTAAATTCATAAATAACTTTCTCATTTGACACAAGATCATGCGATCAACATTCATTTAAAGCATGTGTCCATCAAAACATATTATGTAAACTGCCTATGCGATTAAAACTTGTCGCTCACTATCTTAAGCTACTTATCCAAGGGATCTGTAAGCCTTTCCTACTTGCGTCTGCCCTGTAATAAGAAGAGGTCCCTTGATTAGTTACATTAGCTCCCTTTTGGGCTTAACATAATACTTAACATTATCACATAACTTCATCACATCATACTGAGTTCATCGCATCCCTTAAACTTAGCCATCTTACCTCTTTCCTAACTAGAGACTGTCTACCCTCTCTATGGGTTCTCTATGGTCGCGACACACCCCTCTGTGCCTATGTGTCAAACAACCCTCGTGCCTTACTTCATGCCTATGTGCGTCGTCGCACACCTTGACAAGTCAGTTGCTTGCTTACTCTTCGTATGCAGTTGCCTGCTTATTCATTCATAACATTAATTCatatttcaacttttaaaaCTTCATAATTCTATTTCCAACCATTTATTAACTAAATCTCCTTTTAATAAAACTTGCTAAAAAATTCTTAGCTCTCTCACCTTAGAATTTGAACATCAAAACCTTTTGATTCAGCTGAAAAACTTCTCACGTCTCCTTAAACTTGCTCAAAATTTATTCAGCACCTTCAATGTCGCAACAAGCACTCACACTTCTCTTGGACGTAAGAAAATTTGGCAAAATAGTCTCCTTCTTTGCTAAGCCTATTTATACTTAGGCTTGCATGATAAGTTTGCTTAACTAAGTGCCACCTGGTCATTAATCCTTAACTAACCCTCTCTAAGGTTGCCACTTTGCCCACTAACAAATTATTAAGGTTGAAATCCTCAACTTATCTTCATTGCATAAGGCTTGCGATCACTTAGGCTTCTTCATTACTTTATCGTATAACCAGACCATTGTCTTATTGTCTCACCTTGGACATCCTTAGTAAGCCTTGCGTGAATAACCAACCCTTATCCATTTCTATAACCTACTTCGTACTTGACTATTATTCTGACTGCATAGTAGTAAGAAACTGATCGCATACCACTTTGTCACGCTTCAGCCAATATCTTACTCGGCCCTTAACTTAACTTCCTTCATGACCTTCTTACTCTTAAACATAATTCCTTTTCTTCCTTAAACACCTTGGCCGCATGTCATTTGGaagagttggtcgcatgaaCTGGCATAATTTCATCGTATGACATCTTTGTTTTCCCTCTAAGTGTTAATTCTTCCTTACTCACCCAAGAGCTTACTCCTTCCATACTTGTAATATTTTACTGCCTTCTAAAGTACCCGAGAGTTATACTTTTAACACTTAAAAATTTTCTTCCCCCTAACAACACCCACATGTTCATCATATTTTCACAACATTGTAAGCAGTGCTTTCATCATGAATACTTAGAATATTTCCTCATTTAAACCTTGCATACATACATGCTAGGCCTTTCTACATTATGACTAATACAAACACCTTAGATACATGCTTACAAAAGCTTAAACACACAATTAGGAGGGCTTAAACATTATTAACTCCTAAAACAGGTTTAGGAGTTTACACCTTGCTTATTCCTCAAACCCTTCATAAACTCTCAGCCTGGTCCTCTCATGGTTCTCACACTTGTAACCAAATTCTCCATGTACTCTTACTTTTCTTTCTCAGTTGTTTTCTCCTTTTTACTCCTCTGTCAATACGTTTGAGTGATTGGAGATTTTACACAACACAACCCCAACCATTTTATGATGTGATTGACAACTAGAGCAAATAAATGGTGTGCATAGCTAGATAGGTGTTGGGAGTTTGTTTTCCTGAATGTGGAACGACCATGTCAAATCTAGTTGTTTTAGTTTTCCTTATCTATTTGGGAGATCGTTTGACTCTTAGGTTTAAAGTGATTATATAATTTTCTCTtgcatattttatcaatttcgGTGAACTGattcttttttttcaattataattttttaaaaaaactgaaAGTTTACTTGGTATCTTGAGAGTTGAGAAGATTATACTTTGCGGTTAGTTGCTAAGGTCTTATCTTCTCTCTTATCTCAGATGGGAGAGAGAAATATCCCAATTTACTGTACTTCATTAGAAGGCCAGCTTGCAAAATTGGAAGTGTTTGGCTCGAATGCATCCCAGctacttgaaaatgttttgcATCCTGTTTCACGGTATAAGCACATCTTGTCTTACTGTCATATATAGTTGATAACTATGCATAATGACTAATTTTACCTCTGCAGTGCTTTACAGAATCTTTGGCAGTTAAAGAAGCACCCCGTTGGGGGTTTGGAAGGTAATTctcatttgaaaatattttccaatCATGAAAATGAGAATTACATTCCATCTCATGGAATTGCATCCGTCACTTTTAAGGATCCTCGAATGCTACCAAATGAAAAGATTGCAGACGTTCAAGATTCAACTTCAATGCAGAATCCTGTTGATTCCTCAGCTACTTATAATAGAGATCCAAAAATTTCAAGAAGTAATGGAATCTTATCATCATCTTTGTATTCAATAATCAACGAAAGTGGATTTTTACATGAGAACAAGGAATTGTGGGATGCCAACAGTGGAATGGGGGCCCCTGTGGAAGAATCTATTATTTGTGCAACAAGACATCATATGCGGATGAATCATTTTTGCCTTGATGAACCACCTGCAGAGATGGTGAAAGATCTGAGCTCATTGAAATGCTCGAGCTCTTGCCCCACATTGCTTTTAAATGAGAATGATGAAAGCAGTACTCTTATAAGGTAATCTCTTTTTCCCGATTCTATTAGTTTCATTGTTATTAAGGTAAGGAGTTAGGATTATTTTTCTGCTTTCTGATCGCTCAATGTTTACATGTTTGGTCTTTCAGGTTATTTAACTAgtgcattgttttatatttttatgttatatgaTTGATCAAACACTGCTTTGAATTGAATGAATGAACAGGATGGTAGTATGATGAACTCTTTTAGGCTTTCTTCCCTTTTTCATCAGTTTCTAATATTACTCAAAATGGGAATTTGGAGTCCATTCAGCTACTACTTAGTCAAGTTTTGAGGGGAAAAAATATCAATTGTTTGATGGAGGCTTTGCTcaaaattctattttattccATCGACTGGCTTGTTCTCAAATATGGAGACGAGCCTTAATTTGAACATcaattaaaatgaattattaTTTGTCATAGGGATGTGAAGGTTTGTTGTTCTCATTGTGTGTTAATTCTCGTGGAAAACTTGAGTTCAAAATCATATGAAGGGTTCTATTTCACTAGACATTTCCACCCTTTTGACCATGTTCATCTCACAAGATTTGAGTGGGTTTATCTTTTTCTGTTATGTTTTCATGGATCATAATGTGGTCTCACCAGTCTTCTATTTGACACACTATGGTAGTTCATTGAGAATGTTTAATAATAACAATGCATTTTTTCGTTGTATTTCAGATGGTCAATCATATTGCCCATAAGTTGGGTTAAGGCATTTTGGATCCCTCTAATATCTAGGGGTGCTCGTGCAATCGGTTTGAGAGAGAGACACTGGATTGCATGTGAAGTAAGAAATATTCcaataaaaatattcatttaaataaaGTTTCCAATAGTAGGAATCACATAATTACATCTCTATATCTCCCCTCTTAAATTATAGGTAGGATTGCCATCATTTCCTTGGGATTTTCCTGATTGTGCCGCTTACTCGCGATTCATGGCAAAAGAAGCTACGGCAGCTGAATGTtctacttcttcctcttcaagATCTTTAAAGGTACCCATTCCACCCCCATGGGATAGTGTCAAGATGACTCTTTGCAAGGGACCTGATGGAGTGGGAAAAAATGGAGCTTGTACTGAGAAGAATATGACTCACGCCCATTCATCATCAAATTTTTATGATGGAAATTGTGAAACTGCAGTGGTTGGTGTTGATGATCAGAAATTGTTTGACGGAATTGTGGCTCGAACGTCCTCTTCATTGTTCGAATTTTTGAGTGAAATAAAACTTGAACATTTGCCTCTGTTTCCTCGAGAACGAGATAAGAAGGCTAGAATTCTTGAGTTTCTTAACAAAAGCACACTAGATCGATGCAAAAGTAGTATCAACCAAATTAGTTATACCAGCAAATCATGTTTCCTTAGAGTTATTCTCCGTGCTTATAAAAAAGGTGCTTTTGAAGAGGGAGCTGTTATTTGTGCTCCCAAGTCAGATGATCTATCTTTATGGACTTCAAGGTGATTAAActtttcatttccttttttaTATGTTGCAAAAGTCTGGTAGTTCCAATTGACATTATGTTATGTTGTTGGAATCTTTACTACTAACATTCATTCATTCTATATGATCTTGCAGGTCAGTAGATGAAGAAAGAGCACTCCAAATTCCCGAATCTGCTGTAAGGCACTACTTCAAACTCAAAGAGCAGT encodes:
- the LOC120083179 gene encoding uncharacterized protein LOC120083179 isoform X2 is translated as MMECLYMMLVITFLSSWRVQRWEDSLISALRMVLVPSILSHSQDISHAIISGDIYGRAILHDVRAPGINAIAPVTYMWRPCPCRNKEFNVDHRNSNVFKIIDGANMSYSTRQLWVWLHASTSSEGYDALKFACQKEMGERNIPIYCTSLEGQLAKLEVFGSNASQLLENVLHPVSRALQNLWQLKKHPVGGLEGNSHLKIFSNHENENYIPSHGIASVTFKDPRMLPNEKIADVQDSTSMQNPVDSSATYNRDPKISRSNGILSSSLYSIINESGFLHENKELWDANSGMGAPVEESIICATRHHMRMNHFCLDEPPAEMVKDLSSLKCSSSCPTLLLNENDESSTLIRWSIILPISWVKAFWIPLISRGARAIGLRERHWIACEVGLPSFPWDFPDCAAYSRFMAKEATAAECSTSSSSRSLKVPIPPPWDSVKMTLCKGPDGVGKNGACTEKNMTHAHSSSNFYDGNCETAVVGVDDQKLFDGIVARTSSSLFEFLSEIKLEHLPLFPRERDKKARILEFLNKSTLDRCKSSINQISYTSKSCFLRVILRAYKKGAFEEGAVICAPKSDDLSLWTSRSVDEERALQIPESAVRHYFKLKEQSLSEWELQLPDDDVAREYHRWPIGFVTTGFVHGSKKPVAEGLCEATLLARLREQQWDGMFAKKKEQIYVLVRNLRSSAYRVALAIVILEQQEDDLEFM
- the LOC120083179 gene encoding uncharacterized protein LOC120083179 isoform X1, with amino-acid sequence MGEKVIAVNGKDRSIPRNLNVHKFVEPRASELEALQSIILNRMSSGTCDQRSRRRRTSSYLTNASRKRKNKKMKLDSTNLNLEKDEKKASRKIRRRAELKMNCETGFSTSGDSTKRLRTHVWHAKRFTMTKLWGFHLPLGLQGRGRGSRALLKWYNDGVLIHDASYYVPIQLEGPEDSLISALRMVLVPSILSHSQDISHAIISGDIYGRAILHDVRAPGINAIAPVTYMWRPCPCRNKEFNVDHRNSNVFKIIDGANMSYSTRQLWVWLHASTSSEGYDALKFACQKEMGERNIPIYCTSLEGQLAKLEVFGSNASQLLENVLHPVSRALQNLWQLKKHPVGGLEGNSHLKIFSNHENENYIPSHGIASVTFKDPRMLPNEKIADVQDSTSMQNPVDSSATYNRDPKISRSNGILSSSLYSIINESGFLHENKELWDANSGMGAPVEESIICATRHHMRMNHFCLDEPPAEMVKDLSSLKCSSSCPTLLLNENDESSTLIRWSIILPISWVKAFWIPLISRGARAIGLRERHWIACEVGLPSFPWDFPDCAAYSRFMAKEATAAECSTSSSSRSLKVPIPPPWDSVKMTLCKGPDGVGKNGACTEKNMTHAHSSSNFYDGNCETAVVGVDDQKLFDGIVARTSSSLFEFLSEIKLEHLPLFPRERDKKARILEFLNKSTLDRCKSSINQISYTSKSCFLRVILRAYKKGAFEEGAVICAPKSDDLSLWTSRSVDEERALQIPESAVRHYFKLKEQSLSEWELQLPDDDVAREYHRWPIGFVTTGFVHGSKKPVAEGLCEATLLARLREQQWDGMFAKKKEQIYVLVRNLRSSAYRVALAIVILEQQEDDLEFM